GTTAGATTCAGATGAAACATGCTGAAGTTCAACACTTACGCAAGTATACAAAAAGCACCCCAATGTATTTGGGTCTACCATGTTTGTTTCTTGTTTAATAGTGAGTGTGCTGCTGTTATACAGCGTCGGTCAAGTAGGTTAAGCGTAAACGAGAGTTGATAGACCGTCGCAGAGTTAAGCGCCCGAGGACTGAAGCCGCACAGGAATATCCGTAGATATTTCGAGCAGTGGAGGGACGAGGCCGCTTAACGTATGCAGGTATATCAGCTCGCAGTAGCTCAACCTACTTGACCGACGCTGTAATTGCACGGTAGCGATAATTCAGTTTGGTATGCTCAAAAAGGTTGTGCTTAATTGAAAAGCCATTGTTCATAATTTGGATACAATATGTGGAAATGCATCTTTCTCATACTTGCTGGCATTTTAATACTAGTGTTCGCGCTAAACTGGAAACGATCATTCAAAAGCGCGGTAAAGCGATCATACAGAGCGCAAGAGATCACATAAAACGCGGTATTGCCCAAAATTGGCAATAATTAAAAATTAAATACAAAGTAATTTTTGTCGACAGAACGGACACACACTGACCGCTGCCAAAAAATCGTCTGTGACTCACCCTAAGCCCTGTCGAAGGGTGAATAATAACATGATGACTAGCTATATCGACAACGAACGCAGGTCAAAAGGAGGGTTCGATTTAAGGCCAGTAAAGCGAGTAAAATCACGATCAGTAGTAATAAATTCGCAGCCATATTCTATTGCTAAAGCTGCATACCAGGCATCTTGTATTAGGTTTCCCGAGGCATTTGCATTAAGGCAAAGGTCAGCAAAAATCGTAAAATGGCGTGGCCCCGGTGTGATGATATTACAGTTAGGTTGTTCTAATAAAATTCGGCAAAATTTTAGAGTATCATTAAGGTGACTAGGTTTTGCGTAAATACGCGGGTGAGTACAGATGCGAATTACAGCAGCAAGAATCTGGGGTGACATGCCATAAGCTGCATTAGCATTTACCACATCGTTTAACCAATCACGGTAATTGCTGTGATGTAATGAATCGCTGCGAAAAGCGTATATTAAAACATTAACGTCGGGTAGAATCACTTGCGACCTTCAAGTATGTCTAAAAGTGTAGCACTATCGTTAAGATCAATACCTGGCAGCGTACCTCCCCCGGCCTTGCATACAGGTAGTTTGATTTGTTGATGATATTTTACCTTCTCTGAGTGAGCAAGTACCAGAAGAAGGCCACGTTCAATGAGCGCTGTTAGTGTTTCTCCCTGCCGGGCGGCCTCGCGTTTTGCTCGCGTCAGTAGTTGGTCATTTAGTCTGACGGTAGTACGCATATGTCTAGACATACATAATATGAATACTGATGTCAATAACTGTAACTTGTAACTGTAACTTGTAAAAATCAAGCGTGCTTTTATCGTGTGGCATCAAAGCGAGCAGCTGTTTATTGGGGTGTTTTGGCACTGTAAACAGTCACACCTTTTACGGCCACTGCTTTTTGTTTAATGTATCAAGTAATTATTTCGTTATTCCATAAAGCTTGAAAAAATAATTTATTCGGTATGATTTCAATATCATCAACGACACGTTCGCGCTCTTCATTACAAACTACAATCTTTCGTTTTAATGGAATTTCTTCTGCTAGTGCTTTCAAACCACGCAAATCTTTATTAGCAACACGGGTGGTACCTTTTACTTCGATAGCAAAGGCATCACCAATAATAAAATCTACTTCATGTTTACTTTGACTACGCCAATAGCATAAGCTTAAATCACACCGAGAATAATCCAAATAGGCACGTAAGTCGCAGCACACTAAATGCTCTAATGCCTTACCATATTCAGTAGAATTTTTTAAAAGTTGTTTACGTCCTTGCAGAGCATTAGCCACGCCTACATCAAATAGATAAAACTTTGCAGTCGCTACTGGTTTGCGTTTGCGAGTCTTTTGATATGCAGGTAGTATATAGGCTAATAAGGTATCTTCTAGTACACTAAAATAATCTTTAATAGTTCGCGATGGTATTTGAGCATCGTTGCCAATTTTAGTAAAATTTACTTGTTCACCGTTAATATATGCAGCGAATGATAAAAAACGTGAAAAATTTTCAATTTTACGTGAGAAACCTTCTGCTTGTATCTCTTCTTGCAAATATGTACCCACATAAGCTTTTAAATCTTCAAAAGCATATGGTGAATCAATAATGCCCGGCAGGCCGCCGAATATTAATTGATCTTGAATACGGACAAAGTTTAACTCACGAGTAGTTAAGGGATGAAATGGAACAAACCATGCACGACCGCCAAGTAGGTTTGCTTGACCACGCTTTAGTTTTCGCGGGCTACTACCGGTTAAAATAAAACGAAGATTTTTATTACGATCAATAAGTAATTGAACCTCATCAAGTAAACTGGGTAATTTCTGCACTTCATCGATAATAATTAACTTTTCATCGCCTTTTAAACTCTGCCGTAATGTCTCTGGAAATGCACTTAATTCTCTAAATAAATCAGATTCTAACAGGTCAAAATAGCGAGCATTATTAAAAAGTTGCTTTAAATAGGTGCTTTTGCCTGTTTGTCGAGGGCCAAGCAAAAACAGGGACTTATGTTTAATTATAGATTTTAGCTCTACGAATCGTTGATACATTTGGCTGTTTTCTGAATTTCTGTGGCCCTGCCACAGATTTTTGATAATATTTTGTGATTATGTCACGCGTTTCTTATAATTTTCAAGTATTATCAAACAATTTTTAAAAATATTCGCAATTATAAATACATCAAGTGTCAGGCAAGCGCTTCTGGGTATTTGTTGCTAAAATAGCATTGGCTAGCATTGGTGCGACTAGCATTGGGCATTGGTGCTTGGGCATTGGTGCCAGAGACCAAGTCTATTTAAATTAGTGTTTAGTATCATAGATTGTCAGGTATGAATTTAATTGATAAAACAAACGAATAGCCATGTATGGTACTTTAACATTGCCGTCCCATTTAACAGAGGCTGAAGCTGTTGCTCTAAACGATTTTGTGAGTGCAGTTCGCACTAGCTTGGGTTCATTACTGCAAAGCATTATTTTGTTTGGTTCACGCGCACGTGGCCAAGGTCACCAAGAATCTGATCTTGATATCGCTATTATTGTTGCAGCAGGTGGGCGACTCCAGCGTCGGTTGGTGCAAGACCTAGCTTTTGATATTCATTTGCGTACGGGTATAGACATTGCTCCCTTAGTTATTGAAGAGCCGTATCTTAATGAAATGCGTTTACGTGAACGCAGTCTAGCCTATGCACTAGATCATGAGGGGATTTTGTTGTGACCAATGAAAACCAAAAGCATAATGCTAAACTTGAAATAGCGCGGGCTCATGCATGTCTTGATGAGGCTAAAACTTTGGTTAATGCTGAGTTCCCTTATGGGGCAGCTTCACGAGCATACTATGCAGTCTTTCATGCAATCCGCGCATTGTTATTTTCTCGTGGTATTGAGGTTCACAGCCATCGGGCTGCTTTTAATTTATTAGGTGAACATTTTGTGTGCACTGGCTTAATCAATTCAGAACTGGCGCGACAAGCAGCACATATGCAACGTGACCGTGAAGATGCCGACTATATGACTTCTGCAGTTTTTACCACTGATGAAGCCGAAGTAATAGTAACTGAAGCACAACAATTTCTTACCGCTGCTGAGCAAATCTTGGTTGCTAGTTAAGTACTATCACCACATTTTTTCACTTCGGGGTTAAAGGGGTGAATGGTGTCGTGTGAATGGCTGTGAATGGTGTCTGGCACCCGTGCGAGCGTGCGAGCGGCACCCGTGCGAGCGCACCCGTGCGAGCTGTTAATGAATTGCTCATCCACATTGAACTTGCGAATTTTGCGCTAATAAGCTTTGATTCGCTGCGTTTTAATGACTATACAACTGATGAATTTACAGCGTAATAACCGCCATCGGACTATATCTGCCTATAGAGGAAAAGCGTGCAATTACAACCTGACTTTTCGACTTTTAAGCGTCTTTGCAAACCTGGGCGTGCGATTGCCGTGCGGGTTGAGATCGACGCTGATACTGAAACTCCGGTGTCGGCATTTTTAAAGGTGGGTGCTCGTGAACCACACGCCTTTTTGTTTGAATCAGTTGAAGGCGGCGAGCGTGCGGCGCGCTTTTCATTTTTAGGGGCGCGACCACGTGATATTTTTAGTTGGAAACTTGAAGATGGCGGTAATCCGCTTGAGTACATTCAAAAAAATTTAGCCCAACATAAAAGTATTCCTTTAGCAAACGTACCAAGTTTTGCAGGTGGTCTTGTTGGCTATATTTCTTATGATATTGTTAAGCTTTTTGAACCACGCGTGCCAATTACTAACCCAAATGAGCTCGGGTTTCCTGATGTGTTAATGATGGATTTTGATACCATCATTGCTTTTGATAATTTACGTCACTCAATGCAAATTATTGCTGAAGTACGATGTAATAAAGGTGATGATCCCGAAGCTTTATATGCCGATGCCCAAGATCGTATTCGCACTGTACTCGCCCAACTTGCACGACCTTTGCGTGATCGGCGTGAGCGTCAAATTCGTCCATCAAATCTTAAACCTTGCATTGACCAGGCCAAATATGAAGCTATGGTTCGCCGTGCGCGTGAGTATATTAAAGCCGGAGATTGTCAACAAATAGTCGTGGCACAACGCTTTGAGGCTGAGGTTGATCTTTCGCCGTTTGATATTTACCGCTCTTTACGACGGGTAAATCCCTCGCCTTATTTGTTTTTTATGCAAGATGGTAAACGTGCCCTTATCGGTAGTTCGCCCGAAACTTTAGTGAAACTCGAAGGTGGCGAAGTTACGGTGCGTCCAATTGCCGGCACTCGCCCACGTGGTCGTGATGTTGCTGAAGATCTGCGCTTAGAGCAAGAGTTGCGGGCTGATCCCAAAGAAAATGCTGAGCATGTTATGCTGGTTGATTTAGGACGTAACGATGTTGGGCGCGTTGCTAAAGTAGGTACGGTAAAAGTTACAGCGCTCAAAAAAGTTGAGCGATATTCGCATGTTATGCACCTTGTTTCAGAAGTACGTGGCCAATTGGCAGAAGATCTAGATGCTCTCGATGTCCTGCGCGCGGCATTTCCGGCGGGCACTGTAACTGGTGCGCCCAAGGTTCGGGCAATGCAAATCATTGACGAGTTAGAAACTTCTCGACGTGGGCCGTATGCCGGTGCAGTTGGTTATTTTGATCACGGTGGCAACATGGAAATGTGTATTGCCATCCGTACGCTGCTGCAATCTTCTAAAAAGCTTAGTGTTGAAGCTGGTGCTGGTATTGTTTTTGATTCTAAACCAGCTAAAGAATTTCAAGAAACAGTTAATAAAGCAAAAGGGCCATTTACCGCAGTTGCCGCAGCCGAAGTAAGGGCTTTGGATGGTGTCGCGCTTGCTCCGATTGCCTCAAAAAATAAAGCAACTTCTAAACGTAATAAATAAGGAGAGCAAAAAGTGAGTCCGCGTCTGCTGGTCATTGATAATTATGACTCATTTACCTTCAACCTAGTGCAATATTTGGGCGAAATCGGTGCTCAAGTCGAGGTTTTTCGCAACGATTTTATCGATGTTGCTGGTATACGCCAAGCAAAAGCACATGGTTTAGTTATTTCTCCTGGTCCCTGTACTCCCAAAGAAGCAGGAGTTTCTATAGCAGCAATTCAAGAATTAGCAGGTGAATTGCCAATATTAGGTGTGTGTCTTGGGCATCAAGCAATAGGTGCTGCTTTTGGTGGTAAAGTGATACGAAATAGCCGTATTGTCCATGGCAAGTCGAGTAAGGTGCATCACCATAAAACCGGGATTTATGCCGGATTGCCACAACCATTTATCGCTGGTCGCTATCACTCATTAGTTGTTGAGCAAAAAAGTTTACCTAAAGAGTTAGTGGTTACGGCTTGGACTTTTGAAAAAGAAATCATGGGCTTGCGTCATCGTAAATTTGATATTGAGGGTGTGCAATTTCATCCAGAATCTGTATTAACCCCTGAAGGCAAACAGTTATTAAGCAATTGGCTTAAACGATGTAAGGCACCTAAGTAATAGAGGGCAAAATGATACAACAAGCTATTACTAAATTGATTGCACGTTTAGATTTAACTCGTGATGAAATGGCAGCGGTTATGAGCGAAATTGCTGATGGCACTGCTACGCCAGCATTAATGGGTGCGTTTCTTACTACCCTACGAGCAAAAGGTGAAACAGTAGAAGAAATTGCTGGTGCTGCACAAGTTATGCGTCAGCGCGCCGAGCGCATTAAAGTTAATCGTGAGGTATTTGTAGATACTTGCGGTACTGGTGGAGATGGCAGTAACTCATTTAATATTTCTACTACTGCGGCTTTTGTTGTAGCTGGCGCCGGTGTAACCGTTGCTAAACATGGTAATCGTTCAGTGTCTTCGCGTTGTGGTTCTGCTGATGTGTTAGCGGCTGTCGGCGTTAATGTTGAAGCTTCAGTTGATGTTGTTGAGCGTTGCATTGATCAGGTTGGTATTGGATTTTTATTTGCGCAAAAATTACATCCCGCTTTTAAAAGCGTAGCTATGGTTCGCCGTGAGCTTGGTCTGCGTACTATATTTAATGTGTTAGGACCATTAGCAAATCCAGCAGGAGCACGTCATCAAGTAATGGGGGTGTTTGATCAAGCTTTAGTCCCGCAAATCGGCCAGGTGTTAGCAAATCTTGACGCAAAACATGCATTTGTAGTGCATGGAGATGGTTATGATGAAATAGCTGTTACCGGTGCAACGACAGTTTGCGAGGTTAACAATAACCAAGTGAAAAATTATGAGATATCCCCCAGTGATTTAGGGCTTAAAACTTGGAATCGTGAAGAAATTAAAGGTGGCGATATTACGCTTAATGCGCGAATTATGCAAGAAGTTTTAGCAGGTAGTAATGGCGCTCAGCGTGATGCTGTGCTAGCTAATGCAGCAGCGGCGATTGTTGCTGCCGGTGTGGCGGCTACGTTAGCAGAAGGGATAAAACTTGCAGCAACATCAATAGATAGTGGTGCTGCTAAAAATAAACTAAAAGAGCTAGTTCAAGTTAGCACGGCATAGTTAATGAGTTTTTTAGCAGAAATTTTAGAACGCAAACGCACTGAAGTTGAAACGCGACGGCGAGAGTATGCTGAAGGTGATCTTGCTGCGGTAGTAGCTGAATTACCTCTGCCTTTGGGTTTTTTTGATGCGTTATCATTTCCAGGTGCAGCGACACGTATTATTGCAGAAATAAAAAGGGCAAGTCCATCAGCAGGCGATATTGCTACAGAATTAGATGCTTCAGAACAAGCTATTCGCTATGATAATGCAGGGGCAGCAGCCATCTCAGTGCTTACTGATGGTCCGGGTTTTGGTGGCTCACTCGCCGATCTTACCGCAGTTCGTCACACAGTTGATATTCCCATACTACGCAAAGATTTTATCGTTGATCGCTATCAGCTACTTGAAGCTCGTGTTTGTGGTGCTGATGCAGTATTGCTAATTGTTGCAGCCTTGGGTTACGAGCTTGAGCGTTTTCTTGCCGCTGCAGCAGGGTTAGGTTTAGCTGCGGTTGTCGAAGTACATGATGAAAACGAACTTGATATCGCACTTAAAGCTGGCGCAAATATAGTGGGTATAAACAATCGTGATTTAAAAACTTTTGTCGTTGATTTAACTACTAGTGAGTGTTTGTTAGCTAAAATTCCTCAAAATATTAAGGCAATTGCTGAAAGCGGCGTACGCACAGTGGCCGACGCAGCCCGTCTTCGTGCTGCAGGCGCGGTTAATTTTTTGGTTGGCGAAGCTTTAGTGCGTGCATCAGATCCTGGTGAACTTTTACGATCATTTGAGAAGGCATCGTGACGGCATTATCAACGCGAGTTAAAATTTGTGGTTTCACTCGTAAAGAAGACACTTTTAATGCTATAGCTGCTGGTGCTGATGCATTAGGTTTTAATTTTTGGCCGCAATCTAAACGCTATATTACCCCCGAAGCAGCGCGCCATATTATTAAATCACTACCACCTTTCATAGTCTCAGTAGGTCTATTTGTTAACCAACAGCGCGATGAAATTGAGGGTATTGCCCGCTGTACTGGTATTAATATGCTGCAGTTACACGGGGATGAATCGCCAGCAGATTGTGAAGGTTATTCATTGCCAGTAATAAAGGGTTTGCGAGTTGATAAAGATTTTAACCCTGAAGTTCTCAAGGCTTATAAAGATAAAATAGCAGCGTATTTAGTTGATGCGCCATCTATGGGTTTTGGGGGTTTTGGGGGTTTTGGTGGCAGTGGTACTAGTTTTGATTGGAATTTATTGCGTGGTGTGTCATTATCCTTACCACTAATTCTGGCGGGAGGGCTTACCCCAGCCAATATTGTTAAAGCAATTAATATAGTTAAACCTTATGCAGTAGATGTAGCAAGCGGTGTCGAAACCGCGCCTGGCATTAAAGATAGTGTGGCAATGCAGCGATTTGTAGCTTTAGCAAAAGGAAGTACAGTAGTGTTATAGCGAACTAAAGGAGCATCATGACTAGCTATCGTGATCAGCAGCACCTTAGTAGCATGTCAAATAGCCAGCTAATTTCTGGGCTAGAAGTTTCACGATTACATCAGGAATTTTTAAAGCGACGCGCTAACCACCAAGCTACATTAATTACTTATATTACCGCAGGTGATCCTGACATAGTTACTTCGCGAGCTATGGCTTTAGCCTGTGTTGAAGGTGGTGCTGATATTATTGAACTCGGCATCCCATTTGCAAATCCAGTGGCAGATGGTCCAGTGATTCGAGATGCTGATGCACGAGCGTTAGCGGCCGGTACAACTATTAGTGATTGCATGTCGTTGGCTTTCGATATTCGCAAAAGTGCAGATGTCCCAGTCGTTATGATGGGATATTTTAGCACTTTTCATAATATTGGTATTAAAAACTTCATGAGTAGATGTGAGGCTGACGCGATAATTGTGCCAGACCTCCCCGCAGAAAAAGTAAAAGGCTTTTGCCAATACGCTCAAGCCAACTGCATTAATACAGTTTTT
The DNA window shown above is from Deltaproteobacteria bacterium and carries:
- the trpC gene encoding indole-3-glycerol phosphate synthase TrpC — translated: MSFLAEILERKRTEVETRRREYAEGDLAAVVAELPLPLGFFDALSFPGAATRIIAEIKRASPSAGDIATELDASEQAIRYDNAGAAAISVLTDGPGFGGSLADLTAVRHTVDIPILRKDFIVDRYQLLEARVCGADAVLLIVAALGYELERFLAAAAGLGLAAVVEVHDENELDIALKAGANIVGINNRDLKTFVVDLTTSECLLAKIPQNIKAIAESGVRTVADAARLRAAGAVNFLVGEALVRASDPGELLRSFEKAS
- the trpE gene encoding anthranilate synthase component I; this encodes MRVEIDADTETPVSAFLKVGAREPHAFLFESVEGGERAARFSFLGARPRDIFSWKLEDGGNPLEYIQKNLAQHKSIPLANVPSFAGGLVGYISYDIVKLFEPRVPITNPNELGFPDVLMMDFDTIIAFDNLRHSMQIIAEVRCNKGDDPEALYADAQDRIRTVLAQLARPLRDRRERQIRPSNLKPCIDQAKYEAMVRRAREYIKAGDCQQIVVAQRFEAEVDLSPFDIYRSLRRVNPSPYLFFMQDGKRALIGSSPETLVKLEGGEVTVRPIAGTRPRGRDVAEDLRLEQELRADPKENAEHVMLVDLGRNDVGRVAKVGTVKVTALKKVERYSHVMHLVSEVRGQLAEDLDALDVLRAAFPAGTVTGAPKVRAMQIIDELETSRRGPYAGAVGYFDHGGNMEMCIAIRTLLQSSKKLSVEAGAGIVFDSKPAKEFQETVNKAKGPFTAVAAAEVRALDGVALAPIASKNKATSKRNK
- a CDS encoding aminodeoxychorismate/anthranilate synthase component II, translating into MLVIDNYDSFTFNLVQYLGEIGAQVEVFRNDFIDVAGIRQAKAHGLVISPGPCTPKEAGVSIAAIQELAGELPILGVCLGHQAIGAAFGGKVIRNSRIVHGKSSKVHHHKTGIYAGLPQPFIAGRYHSLVVEQKSLPKELVVTAWTFEKEIMGLRHRKFDIEGVQFHPESVLTPEGKQLLSNWLKRCKAPK
- a CDS encoding HEPN domain-containing protein, giving the protein MTNENQKHNAKLEIARAHACLDEAKTLVNAEFPYGAASRAYYAVFHAIRALLFSRGIEVHSHRAAFNLLGEHFVCTGLINSELARQAAHMQRDREDADYMTSAVFTTDEAEVIVTEAQQFLTAAEQILVAS
- a CDS encoding ATP-binding protein, coding for MYQRFVELKSIIKHKSLFLLGPRQTGKSTYLKQLFNNARYFDLLESDLFRELSAFPETLRQSLKGDEKLIIIDEVQKLPSLLDEVQLLIDRNKNLRFILTGSSPRKLKRGQANLLGGRAWFVPFHPLTTRELNFVRIQDQLIFGGLPGIIDSPYAFEDLKAYVGTYLQEEIQAEGFSRKIENFSRFLSFAAYINGEQVNFTKIGNDAQIPSRTIKDYFSVLEDTLLAYILPAYQKTRKRKPVATAKFYLFDVGVANALQGRKQLLKNSTEYGKALEHLVCCDLRAYLDYSRCDLSLCYWRSQSKHEVDFIIGDAFAIEVKGTTRVANKDLRGLKALAEEIPLKRKIVVCNEERERVVDDIEIIPNKLFFQALWNNEIIT
- a CDS encoding nucleotidyltransferase domain-containing protein — translated: MYGTLTLPSHLTEAEAVALNDFVSAVRTSLGSLLQSIILFGSRARGQGHQESDLDIAIIVAAGGRLQRRLVQDLAFDIHLRTGIDIAPLVIEEPYLNEMRLRERSLAYALDHEGILL
- the trpD gene encoding anthranilate phosphoribosyltransferase encodes the protein MIQQAITKLIARLDLTRDEMAAVMSEIADGTATPALMGAFLTTLRAKGETVEEIAGAAQVMRQRAERIKVNREVFVDTCGTGGDGSNSFNISTTAAFVVAGAGVTVAKHGNRSVSSRCGSADVLAAVGVNVEASVDVVERCIDQVGIGFLFAQKLHPAFKSVAMVRRELGLRTIFNVLGPLANPAGARHQVMGVFDQALVPQIGQVLANLDAKHAFVVHGDGYDEIAVTGATTVCEVNNNQVKNYEISPSDLGLKTWNREEIKGGDITLNARIMQEVLAGSNGAQRDAVLANAAAAIVAAGVAATLAEGIKLAATSIDSGAAKNKLKELVQVSTA
- a CDS encoding tryptophan synthase subunit alpha, which produces MTSYRDQQHLSSMSNSQLISGLEVSRLHQEFLKRRANHQATLITYITAGDPDIVTSRAMALACVEGGADIIELGIPFANPVADGPVIRDADARALAAGTTISDCMSLAFDIRKSADVPVVMMGYFSTFHNIGIKNFMSRCEADAIIVPDLPAEKVKGFCQYAQANCINTVFLVTPTASPVRRRMAIAATTGFVYCVATSGVTGESKEVSPLLSMQVAAVRAETQMPTVIGFGISTGEKACALAKLADGVVIGSAIVRRIAEGGNIRERAKRVREFVGSLRRALDRG
- a CDS encoding DUF2191 domain-containing protein; the encoded protein is MRTTVRLNDQLLTRAKREAARQGETLTALIERGLLLVLAHSEKVKYHQQIKLPVCKAGGGTLPGIDLNDSATLLDILEGRK
- a CDS encoding phosphoribosylanthranilate isomerase: MTALSTRVKICGFTRKEDTFNAIAAGADALGFNFWPQSKRYITPEAARHIIKSLPPFIVSVGLFVNQQRDEIEGIARCTGINMLQLHGDESPADCEGYSLPVIKGLRVDKDFNPEVLKAYKDKIAAYLVDAPSMGFGGFGGFGGSGTSFDWNLLRGVSLSLPLILAGGLTPANIVKAINIVKPYAVDVASGVETAPGIKDSVAMQRFVALAKGSTVVL
- a CDS encoding type II toxin-antitoxin system VapC family toxin; translation: MILPDVNVLIYAFRSDSLHHSNYRDWLNDVVNANAAYGMSPQILAAVIRICTHPRIYAKPSHLNDTLKFCRILLEQPNCNIITPGPRHFTIFADLCLNANASGNLIQDAWYAALAIEYGCEFITTDRDFTRFTGLKSNPPFDLRSLSI